One Sanguibacter keddieii DSM 10542 genomic window carries:
- a CDS encoding transcriptional regulator: MTHPRAALDKELTAPLRLSIAAALAAVEEAEFAAVRDAVETNDAELSRQVSRLETAGYLVVSKKKSGRYARTWLTLTPHGRDRLSSHVSALRQITG, translated from the coding sequence GTGACGCACCCGCGCGCCGCGCTCGACAAGGAGCTCACCGCGCCCCTGAGACTCTCGATCGCCGCAGCGCTCGCCGCCGTCGAAGAGGCCGAGTTCGCCGCCGTGCGGGACGCCGTCGAGACCAACGACGCCGAGCTCTCGCGCCAGGTCTCCCGGCTCGAGACGGCGGGGTACCTGGTGGTCTCGAAGAAGAAGTCCGGGCGCTACGCACGCACCTGGCTGACCCTGACCCCGCACGGTCGCGACCGGCTCTCGTCGCACGTCAGCGCCCTGCGGCAGATCACCGGGTAG
- a CDS encoding MFS transporter: MTTSSYPVVSVLRTRHTGYLLLTSLLGRLPGAMAALAIVQLVRSTSGDFTFAGLITATFVVAGAVGQPLLSRLVDRLGQVAVLAVSGILSFLSFTGMALTVEPAPWVAVGLAAAAGVSTPPLEPALRALWPRLVTPGPQLKAAYSLDAGAQEIIFIVGPLLTVAGIAVFGPVGNLLFAGGLGLVGALAFVLNPAPRAASTDRRRDTTARSSVRSPIRIPAVARVAALTFGIGFPVGTLTIVATATETARADAGLAGWILAVNAVGALIGATAVGIRPLGSTPERLLTLCGVLLAVGYLPLALTGLPTTAYLVAAGVSGLMLPPTLGQVFERIGQLSPPDALTEANGWVVSAMTLGIGGGTLVSGAIVGAEGTSAVAWIVLGSSTLTALLALVALPRRSALAR, encoded by the coding sequence ATGACAACCTCGTCCTACCCGGTGGTCTCCGTGCTCCGGACCCGGCACACCGGATACCTGCTGCTCACCTCCCTCCTCGGCCGGCTCCCGGGTGCGATGGCGGCTCTGGCGATCGTGCAGCTCGTCCGGTCGACGAGCGGCGACTTCACCTTCGCCGGGCTGATCACCGCGACCTTCGTCGTCGCGGGAGCCGTGGGCCAGCCCCTCCTCAGCAGGCTCGTCGACCGGCTCGGGCAGGTCGCCGTCCTCGCCGTGAGCGGCATCCTGAGCTTCCTGTCGTTCACCGGCATGGCACTCACCGTCGAGCCGGCGCCGTGGGTCGCCGTCGGGCTCGCGGCAGCCGCAGGAGTCTCCACGCCGCCGCTCGAGCCGGCGCTCCGTGCGCTGTGGCCGCGGCTGGTGACCCCGGGACCCCAGCTGAAGGCGGCCTACAGCCTCGACGCCGGTGCCCAGGAGATCATCTTCATCGTCGGCCCCCTGCTGACCGTCGCCGGCATCGCCGTCTTCGGGCCGGTCGGCAACCTGCTCTTCGCCGGCGGGCTCGGTCTGGTCGGGGCGCTCGCCTTCGTCCTCAACCCGGCACCGCGCGCCGCCTCGACCGATCGACGCAGAGACACCACCGCACGCAGCAGCGTCCGGTCGCCCATCCGCATCCCCGCGGTCGCACGGGTCGCCGCACTCACCTTCGGCATCGGCTTCCCCGTCGGGACGCTCACCATCGTGGCGACCGCCACCGAGACGGCACGGGCCGACGCAGGCCTCGCCGGGTGGATCCTCGCCGTCAACGCGGTCGGGGCGCTGATCGGTGCGACGGCCGTCGGCATCCGACCGCTGGGATCGACGCCAGAACGCCTGCTCACCCTGTGCGGCGTCCTGCTCGCCGTCGGGTACCTACCGCTCGCCCTCACGGGGCTCCCCACCACGGCCTACCTCGTCGCCGCGGGTGTCTCCGGGCTGATGCTCCCGCCGACGCTCGGCCAGGTCTTCGAGCGCATCGGCCAGCTCAGCCCGCCCGACGCCCTCACCGAGGCGAACGGGTGGGTGGTCAGCGCCATGACACTGGGGATCGGCGGCGGCACGCTCGTGTCGGGCGCCATCGTCGGAGCCGAAGGTACGTCAGCGGTGGCGTGGATCGTCCTGGGCTCGTCCACGCTGACGGCACTGCTGGCGCTGGTCGCGCTGCCGCGCCGGTCAGCCCTTGCTCGGTGA
- a CDS encoding TetR/AcrR family transcriptional regulator: MARQRTRDTVHRAVLSLAGEGRVGAITMEGIAARAGVSKQTLYRSWASTGAILFDALLARSLDDDGSVVLPDSGDLAHDLEELATGMVAELSDPTHGPLLRAVTAEMQSDDALAEEFRRLLLGPQMKAVSDRLRRGGVAEADDVAELFVGPVLHRWLLRSRPFDTGWVSAHVARTMRAAGVV, encoded by the coding sequence ATGGCACGCCAGAGAACTCGCGACACGGTCCACCGGGCAGTCCTGTCGCTCGCGGGCGAGGGGCGCGTCGGTGCGATCACCATGGAGGGCATCGCCGCTCGCGCCGGTGTCAGCAAGCAGACGCTCTACCGGTCGTGGGCCTCGACCGGGGCGATCCTCTTCGACGCGCTGCTCGCGCGCAGTCTCGACGACGACGGCAGCGTCGTCCTGCCCGACTCGGGAGACCTCGCGCACGACCTCGAGGAGCTCGCGACAGGGATGGTCGCAGAGCTCTCCGACCCGACCCACGGCCCGCTGCTGCGGGCGGTGACAGCGGAGATGCAGTCCGACGACGCGCTCGCGGAGGAGTTCCGCAGGCTGCTCCTCGGTCCGCAGATGAAGGCCGTCTCGGACCGCCTGCGTCGAGGTGGTGTCGCTGAAGCAGACGATGTCGCCGAGCTGTTCGTCGGGCCGGTGCTTCATCGATGGCTGCTCCGCAGCCGCCCGTTCGACACGGGCTGGGTGTCGGCACACGTCGCCCGGACGATGCGAGCTGCGGGTGTCGTCTGA
- a CDS encoding GNAT family N-acetyltransferase yields MLLRNDQVSLESITSSTARRILDRQERPGDRWHAEYPFADELAPLRSLASSPPTGSHFTMYVIRRPSDGLAVGGFGFFGPPDQEGTVELGYGLVPSARGRGLATAAVVLALEHARLWGARRAAADTEVTNSASRRVLTKSGLVETGHRGSLVLYERNLAD; encoded by the coding sequence ATGCTGCTCAGGAACGATCAGGTCAGCCTCGAGTCGATCACCTCGTCGACCGCCCGTCGCATCCTGGATCGTCAGGAACGCCCCGGTGACAGGTGGCACGCGGAGTACCCCTTCGCCGACGAGCTCGCCCCGCTGAGATCGCTGGCGTCGTCCCCTCCGACCGGCTCACACTTCACGATGTACGTGATCCGCCGGCCGTCAGACGGACTGGCAGTCGGCGGGTTCGGGTTCTTCGGACCACCCGATCAGGAGGGGACCGTGGAGCTCGGCTACGGCCTCGTCCCGTCCGCTCGCGGTCGAGGGCTTGCCACCGCAGCAGTCGTGCTCGCCCTCGAGCACGCCCGGCTGTGGGGCGCGCGTCGCGCAGCTGCCGACACCGAGGTCACCAACAGCGCGTCCCGTCGCGTGCTGACGAAGTCTGGCCTGGTCGAGACAGGTCACCGCGGGTCTCTCGTCCTGTACGAGCGGAACCTGGCTGACTGA
- a CDS encoding GntR family transcriptional regulator translates to MTALRGPIAPRPGVPLRVEVYDRIASAVRTGALPPESLLPSESEIGEAMEVSRTVVREALLLLEEDGLLRSRRGIGRVVCAAQPPAGFERLRPMEQVLSDRFPDLSLSRTEVTLQHESASFIAEGLGIAPTSPSLFVESLLSSDGEPVALVQEHLPAGERLHTFGAQVQRLVEDLDPDRTCLGVLTADLGPALGSGRSELTAGTPGAVRAKLLAVRPTSPVLIVTQTVHLGARPLYLAKVVLRPEAGPLEISHPAGRGHLPA, encoded by the coding sequence GTGACAGCTCTCAGAGGTCCGATCGCTCCCCGCCCCGGAGTCCCGCTGCGGGTCGAGGTCTACGACCGCATCGCGAGCGCCGTCCGCACCGGCGCCCTGCCGCCGGAGTCGTTGCTCCCCAGCGAGAGCGAGATCGGCGAGGCGATGGAGGTCAGCCGCACCGTCGTCCGAGAGGCGCTGCTGCTGCTCGAGGAGGACGGGCTGCTCCGGTCACGCCGGGGGATCGGCCGTGTCGTCTGCGCCGCCCAGCCACCCGCAGGTTTCGAGCGGCTGCGCCCGATGGAGCAGGTCCTCTCCGACCGGTTCCCCGACCTGTCGCTCAGCCGCACCGAGGTGACGCTGCAGCACGAGTCGGCGTCGTTCATCGCCGAGGGCCTCGGCATCGCACCGACGTCGCCGAGCCTGTTCGTCGAGTCCCTGCTGTCCAGCGACGGCGAACCCGTCGCGCTGGTCCAGGAGCACCTCCCGGCGGGGGAGCGCCTCCATACCTTCGGCGCGCAGGTGCAGCGCCTCGTCGAAGACCTCGACCCCGACCGCACATGCCTCGGTGTCCTGACGGCTGACCTCGGGCCAGCCCTCGGCAGCGGGCGGTCGGAGCTGACGGCCGGCACGCCGGGGGCTGTCCGCGCGAAGCTGCTCGCCGTCCGCCCCACCTCGCCCGTGCTGATCGTCACGCAGACGGTCCACCTCGGCGCCCGGCCGCTCTACCTGGCCAAGGTGGTCCTCCGCCCCGAGGCGGGACCGCTCGAGATCAGCCACCCCGCGGGACGAGGGCACCTGCCCGCCTGA
- a CDS encoding SDR family NAD(P)-dependent oxidoreductase yields the protein MTNPQTWMITGGNRGLGRSLTLAALDAGHAVVATARGEHTLPAHERLTVLTLDVRDHAQAHRTVASAVDHLGRIDVLVNNAGYGLIGAVEEASEEDARSIVDTNLLGPLWLSQAVIPVMREQGHGHIVQVSTVGAVGTMPMLGLYNATKWGLEALSEAMAGEVSRFGIRVSLVEPGELDTDWAGSSMAFSAPLGPYDGLRSEMFGTAEVPWPPVETSSGTAPGEVADAILARVAAQDDRRLRVLVGDDSPAQVRAALDLRLADYALDPRFPSS from the coding sequence ATGACGAATCCGCAGACCTGGATGATCACGGGCGGTAACCGAGGCCTGGGGCGATCGCTCACCCTGGCCGCTCTGGACGCGGGGCACGCCGTGGTGGCGACAGCTCGAGGTGAGCACACGCTCCCCGCGCACGAGCGCCTGACGGTCCTGACCCTGGACGTCCGCGACCACGCGCAGGCCCACCGGACCGTGGCGTCGGCGGTCGATCACCTAGGACGCATCGACGTCCTGGTGAACAACGCCGGTTACGGCCTGATCGGTGCGGTCGAGGAGGCGTCGGAGGAGGACGCTCGCTCGATCGTCGACACGAACCTGCTCGGACCGCTGTGGCTGAGCCAGGCCGTCATCCCGGTCATGCGCGAGCAGGGGCACGGGCACATCGTCCAGGTCTCGACCGTGGGAGCGGTCGGCACGATGCCCATGCTCGGTCTCTACAACGCGACCAAGTGGGGCCTCGAGGCGCTCAGCGAGGCGATGGCCGGGGAGGTCTCACGCTTCGGCATCCGTGTGTCCCTCGTCGAACCCGGGGAGCTCGACACCGACTGGGCGGGCAGCAGCATGGCCTTCAGCGCGCCCCTGGGGCCCTACGACGGCCTGCGCTCGGAGATGTTCGGCACCGCGGAGGTCCCATGGCCCCCGGTCGAGACGAGCAGCGGGACAGCGCCCGGGGAGGTCGCAGACGCGATCCTCGCGCGCGTCGCAGCCCAGGACGACCGTCGCCTCCGCGTGCTCGTCGGGGACGATTCCCCCGCGCAGGTCCGTGCGGCTCTCGACCTCCGCCTCGCGGACTACGCCCTCGACCCCCGCTTCCCCTCCAGCTGA